The genome window ACATTGTAGACAGAATTGTAGACTAGTAATAAGAAATTCACTTGGTAGAATACAGTAATTCATTAGCTTACCTACTCCTAAGACACCACTGTCAGCACATCTTTGACACGCTGCTGTTGGAGGTGGAGTTGGAAATAGGCATCGATAGCATGGACCGCCATTATAATTGTAAACTGTGAGCTATACAATGAGTTTGATCATGTAGTTATTCTTGGAATTTTAACAATATGATTCATGctgaaatttatatttaaagtaGAAAAGATAACCtagtataaaaatttgaataatttttattacttaaaacTTCGCATGATTTTTATGTTAGAGAAAAATATGACTTCTTTCTGCAGTGCATACCTGCCCTTCCAATCCCAGAGCAGCACCAGATACAAGAGGCTGCATTCATAAACATGGAGGCAATTAGTACTTGAATGcagaaaaacacacacacaaaatcagTCCCTCTAAGACAAAGTTTTCTTCCAAACTGGTTTTGAGGAATTTCCCTTAAACCATCATGTAGTGATTCATAAAATCATCCATGTGCACTAAATCATGTgtcttatcaaatatttcaaCAAGTAGACACGACCCATTAAATAGGTCATGTGACTAAAAATAAAGGCTGCTGGTTATTGCCTTATTGGCATTATGAATCGCCATGTAGCAGATTGGAGGAATTTTCCTCCAAACTGGCTTTGATGACGTAGAAAAACTTCACTCAGATTAGTTGCACCGTACAACAATCCTCACTGTTAATCAAACTCCTACAAGCAACTGACCCCACCCACCAGAGTCAGTTACAGGGTAATCCAACCCTAACAGGCCAGGCAATTTATCCTTATAGTAAAGCTTAGGTATCATTCcttagtacattttttttttttttgctaaatcaTTCCTTAGTACATTTAAGTTCCCAATTAAAACCAAACACATGATTGCATTGACCAATGAAGTACAACACACTATTATCTTTTCCAAGAACAATAAAATTCAATGCATTTATGTAAATTTTATCCAATAACAACATTACATCAAGCTTAATTTACCTTTCCTAACAGAACACAGCAATCACTGATCATGTAACGGCTAGGAGCATTGTCTGTCGCATCCACTATCACATCATATCTTTCCAAATGTTACCAGTCACGGAAATCAGATACTAACATTtcaacaatataattaaatgaaaCACTTTGAATTTGAGCAAAGAAATAATATAGAGGATACTGGTTGAAGATTTCTAAGGCATTGGAAGTGCGCAAAGCTTCGTGGTGCTCGACGATTTGAACGGAGGAGTTGATAGAACGACAAGTCGTAGCGGCGGATTTCACTTTGGGTTGACCAATGAAGGCCTCGGTGTGAATGACCTGCCTGTGCATATTGTTGAGCTCGACGACGTCGTGGTCCACAATGCCTAATCGGCCAGCGCCGCAAGCGGCGAGGTAGAGGAGGGCCGGGGAGCCTAATCCGCCGGCTCCGACGACGAGGATGGAGGAGTTGATGAGGTTTGACTGGGCTTTGACTCCGAACGACGGGAGCAAGAGGTGGCGGCTGTACCGGTGGATCATCTCCGGGGTGAGATCGTGATGGGCGGCTGTGATTGGATTCGGGAGGGCGGAGGTTTTGACGACGGTGCCGTTTTGGAGATTGAGGTGGCGGAGCTGGGATTCGAGGGCGGAGATTCGGCGGTCTATGTCGGATTTTGTGGCTTTGAGGGATTGGAGCTCGTGGAGGATCCGAGAGGCTTCGTCATGGCCGTTGGGTTCCATTTTCGGGTTCGGGTTGTCGGTGGAGAGGATCCGGTTCCGTGGAAGTGTGCGTGGGTTTTACGGGAAGAAGAATCGTAAAAACCctaacttgagagagagagagttttggagGGTTTTGACTCTTTTGTACATTGATGCAAAGGTGGACTGTTGAGTGGCCACGTCAGGGTTTGACTGAACAGAGGGTCACATTTGTTAAatagcttttgtttttgtttatttatttaggagAGAtgttatgtttacaatatttttacaacaaatcacaggtggttagttattattggttcaaatttcaaactaacgctaagattacttttttgccccaacaataacaactagtaacaacttgtcacttagaatttgttgtaaaaatgttatagacatatcatttatctttatttatatgatatgatgaaattcttaataaataaataaaaatacacatCGGACACAAGTGAATCACAATTCACTTATTGGCGATGTAGATGACTTGCGGAGGAGTTCAAATCTTCTGTCTTATGTGTTGTGCTCCACttcatatttcattaataatatttgGACAACTGACCTCTTTTTTTTAGTGAGATAAcacctcttttttatttgagtaaCGCATCTTTTTTATCTGATATAATGCATTTAACTTGTTAGTGAGATAACGTCGCTTTCTTCTGGGGGTTCTCTCAATTCTATATCTTCATTATCTGAAGTGTTCATCTCCATCCTTATTACTCACTAGATACAGATACATCAGCCTCTCTCTACGAACTACCAATCACCAACTCTCCCTCTCTTCGAATCTTTCGCACgtactttcaaaaacaatttatgCTTCTATTGGTTTGTGGAAAAGAACTTTTCCGAGTTTTTTCGTTATCgaacatttttagggtttgatGTGGGAGTAAAGTGTGGAGAGAAATATAGTGACTTATTTATGGTGATAATGGTGCTTGATTTTTGTTCCATTAGGAAACAcgtggaaagaaaaaaagtttctctTTCTTGTAAAGGTTGTATTCAGTAAATATTTGGGGTTGCTAGATTTTGTATTATACATGTTTGTTGAAATTCTTGAATGAGTTTAGGGATGGGAAGCTTGCTTTCTTGTATATAGACATGACAAAACGGGCGGGTCGGGTTCAGGTCGGGTCAATCAGGTTGCGGGTCAAACGAGTCACAGGTCAAAAACAAGTCATTTTAAGCGGGTTAAAAATAGATTTGAGTCAATTGGGTTATAGGTCGAGTCAGGTTGGATTGGGTTGACCTGTATTtttcatatgattttttaaaattttttttttttttattattataaagaaaacaacatgtatttgccatttggaaagtTATGCAACAAATAACttaatgtaaaatgcattattttgaattcatcacttatatcaagaatgaactcagataaacttattaatatttattcaataattttaaaattatacaaatcctaacattgctatttaaaacaaaataacataaagataagtaaaacaaatacacaagttttatttatacacaatatcaacattccaaaatacaaaacaaaattacaaatgacttgttggataactcatttgataaagaataaaagcataaaagaaagttacaatcttgaaaattaattttataatctattatcaattgtggttggcacTATATTTCaatgagatatacattaaagtttgattgcttatTTATACATGGTATCTTTTATAAATATCATATCATTATTAAGCAACACACGCtttaggaaatatcataatttattttgaaaagctgtttattttgaacataaattgttaaaaaataggtctaagcattcataatttatgctaatttgatactttggctttacaattttcacacttgtgaatgtgtctcacacatgtctataattttaaatctatttttaactctattgtaaccagattatcttgaCATGTACTTTGtcatttgatatctaaaaatctttactcattacagaatgctcaaccatttatctttcaattaatttgcatgcagttatgtaaacgtaccaattgtttccttaaaacttacaataaacaattaaaccaatattgttttaatttcactattttttttacccaaaaaaaaaagttttaaaaaaatggttcgggttcgggtcgggtcatgggtcgggtcgggttgacctgCAAAAAACATGAGTCGGGTCACGgatcaacccgtttttgcttcgAGTTAAAAAAATCGGATTTGGGTCAAGTATTTTTCTGGTCAgatcagaaaattctgacccgttttgccatgtctacttgtatataaatatatatatatatatatatatatatattattgtagaGATTACAATTTGATTTGAATATACAgataacattttatttaaatttcaaatttcattattttatcaaacattATCAGATAAGTATGACTTAGTTGATGGCTATCTATTGAGAATGCTTGGACTAatatgttttggttttgtgcTTCAATTGAGATAAGGTCGGATTTGTCTCAATAAATGGTGGAGTTTAAGCCCATAAATTGGTTGGATATGTGCAGTAAGGAAGGAATACGATTAGACCACAGATAGAAGAAACAAAAccagaacaaaaaacaaaaagcgacggacaaaaatcaaaaagttaaTCACATGAGATTTATCTCAACTGATTTTCTATTTCCCTAACCTTAAAGGCGTTATCtttagataaaaaaaagaggcattatctcaccaaaagaaaaaggccAGCTGTCTAAATATTATTGGTGGAGTATGGAGTGAGGCACAATACATGAGATAGAAGATTTAGACTCCTCACGGAGGAGTTGCTTTTACTAATGGAGGTAAACTTTAAGGTGCAATCTCAAATTTTAGGAATATACTTTGTAGTTTACCTAAAATTGTGGgaataaatttcacaaaattgttttgtaaaaataatttgccaaattattttgttttgaacgggatagaattgtttttcaattttttttttaagtaaaagccattttctaaaaagtaaatcataattttaatagaatttttttaggataaaaaagtaatttagcttttgactctttttttcttttctatattacCTATtacagaaaaatataaaaaaatattatcttcgTTTTCAATGGAAAATGGATAGTGAAAACTTaccaatttttgtattttatatgaccaaaactgtttttaaatAGGGCTACCAGAAAGCATTTGTGTTTATTATCCTATTTTCCTACGCCATTCTATTTTATATGACCAAAACTGTTTTTAGTGGTGTATTAACTTTGTTGGCTatacttgaaagttgaaactgtCCGTTTACTTTCCCAAAGGGTATTTGTTTTTCTCAAATGTGTCGACAAGCTAGTCtgtatttcttctttttgggtaTCTTATTGCAGTTTGTATAGCTCTTGGAATTTCCGAAGAGACGCGAAGAATAGAAAGTGTCTATTGAGGGGCCCCAAAGGAAAAGAGCATCCTCACATTCTACTCATTTTTCTCATATAAAAAAGACATGTAACCTAGCAACAATTGCATGCCAATTTTGAAATGGCAAATCTATGCGACACCACCACGTTTCTAGTGATATCCTAGCTCATGAAAACACGTGTACTGCATCATCTCTGCACTAATATTCACTTTCTTCACTCTTCATCAAttgtaattaactaattatagAACCAACTTTGTTATTCTCTGAGTCTGTACTGCACATCTAGCTTGGTAACCAATATGAGTGGCCATCTCTTCCCCTTCAACACTTCCTTGAGGCCATTCCTGGCCAAGCACTTGAGAGCATGTGTCTACCTGCCCATCAAGGTAACTACTATTATCACTTACTTGTCTTTGGTCAATTTTTGGCCTTTGATGAAGGAGTACTTCTTATGCTTATTAGGGTAGCTATTGATTTCCTATGCCTTTTGTGCTTTGCGTAAAATGTATGAAGCAAGATGGGGTAGAATTTGAATTCAAGAAGAGGTAGTGTCTAGTATTTTTGTCTGTTGTTCTATATATGTCTGTCCACTACTTCCATGACTTGCCATTCTGGATCATTCAAGTCTATTAGTCAAGACTGCCAGAATATGATGGATCCCAAGTTCTTAAGTAAAGATCATCATCCAAgtaatctcaaaaaaaaaaaaaaaaaaaacaaaacctgtTGGTGAATTTTCCATGCTCTCATAATTTGATTTCTAAAAATCATTAATCAAACTTAAAGGTGTTAGAAAGTGTTGTTGCTCATTGTGTTTTGGTCTGATTAACGTTTTCAGAGTTATGCCCAAGCAAGCAAGCACAACGATCCTCGTGAAATAATACAAGAGAGGGCACCTTCAACCGCTAGACAATTCAAAAAAATGGCTGAGGAGAAGCTGAGGAAGGCCCAGCAAGGAGTGGCTAGTCAAGTTGCTGAAAAGGTATATGATGGTAAGGAAGAGGTTACTTTGTGTGACAAAGCATTTTCCAACAAGGCCTAGCTGATCGGCTAGCTACTGGCTACATATATATCTGATTTGAAGGGAAAGTTATTAGATAATCATGGAGTATGACACTCCGTCCTATTACATTCATCCGTTCTGTTATATTCATGGTAAATCTTATAATAAGTTTAATTAGTAGAATTCATTATGAATATAAGAGAACAAAGTATCATGTCATTGTACTTCAGGAATACTTAATAATTACCTGTCATCCTgtataaaaataagataattgtGTAGAGTTTGAAAATAAGGCAGCAAGTGTTTCACGTCTTCAAAGTCAAGACAGTTTTCTTATGCAATTTACGTAATTGAGCTCTGCAATAAATCATgtattgatttaattttatttttccatgatTAGTATTCTTCGCTTAGAAATTTTGGTATCAAAGGGGTAAGGTAGGTGTTTATTACTCTCTCTTGCGTGGCAAGAAATTTTTAGGAAAGGAATGAATCAAATGGCAGAAGAATCAATCATTGTGGAATCTAACACTAAGACAAAGGGTACAGGATGTTTTTTTGGTGATGAAACACAAGAAAAATGTGGTAAGGCATAGTCAATGTTAAGGAAATTATAGTGATAGATTTCCACATAATCTCTGTTGGTTTAGGTCAATgttagcccttttttttttttacaagataaaatttatactctagcctaatttaagtgtatatatatatatatatgaaattctcTCCTAGAAACTTGAACCCCAACTATTGACCCCAACactccacaagcatttatacttgtggagtgaccaccgcactaAGTAATCATAGTAATTAGTAAGTATTATGCATTAATCATAGTAAGATATGTTagtagttgtgaaaaatgtaatGCCCTTAagtttattattatcatatgacaatgtgttttttttttttttttttttttttaatatttcataattttcatgatattatgAGTTAAATCCATTAAAATTTCCCCTCTTATTTAGATagattttaaatatttcttcttACAATAATATACTTtatcatataaattttatagttgAGTTAATCGAAACCCACCTCTTGTTACGAtcattgaaattgaatataCTCATTTCGAGGTGAATTGTATATGGTTGTTGTTTAGAAGTAATCAtcaactattattattttgggaTGCTTATGAATCATCCCTTTCCAAAGGGgaatttttttgggtacaatCATGGATTTTTTTGTTCCACAGCTCAAATTCATGGTCCATCAACCACTCAAATTCATGGTCCATGGTCCAGTGCTTAAGGTCCTGCATGGAGTAAGCCTTGACTTCGAACCTTGGGGACCGCCAATGTGATCCCAATGGTTGGAACTCAACACATACCATACTATTTGCACTTTGAATAGGACTGAAGATCAAATTATGATTTAAATCACTTGAAGTATCTCCCTGGATTGATATTAATGATTTGACCCTTCAATTTTAAATGTCTATTGTGTCTGGAGGTTCACCACTCACATTTAAAGACAtcaacaattataaaatttatttcgGAAAAGGTTATGTTCAAAgcattaagttttttttgttaaaaaaatgaaaaagaaaaaaagaacgcagacttttttctttcacttttgagttttgacaacAAAATTGGGCTTTAAAATGAAACTCTTTGAGCCCACCTAGGCCCAtaattttgaaccaaaaaatgaTGACGTTGTTTAACCTTCCTGCCCAAGGCCTCTCATATTTGCTCTTGTATAAGCTGAGCTCCCCGGAACTCCTACTTCCCCCCATGCGTGGGTATGTACGCTGGAAAATCCAGCATAGTCGGTTGTTTATTCGTTTCTATTCATATAAtgcaaaataatgaataaataaagaTCCAATGCTTAATTTCTAAGTGTCAATTCATTAAAGAAGTTATTTTACTTTTCACATTATTACAAGTATTATTGTCGTCATCATTGCTACTATGTTACTTTTTACAATATTACCACTATCATTGTTGCATCTTTGCCACTGCAAACACTTTCAATAATGTCATATTGTTGTCGATGGTTCCATTGCCACCATTACAACCCATTGTTATTATCATTAGCATCAACAAGACGATCTGTTTGCCATTATCATTAACAAGCCATTAAACAGGATTAAGATTGTGAAAGAATATAACTTATTGCTTTTTAATTGTGAAGGTGGCAGACTTTTAGATGagtcttttttccttttttcctatGTGGCAGCACCTCATTAATTGCAAGAAAAGATTTCTactcttatatatatagtattagattacCATTCCTTGTCATCATCACTACTATCCATTTGCAACATCATACTATATCACTGCAATATCTATGTCACATTCGCATTATCATTGTAAGGTTTTATATACATATTAGGATTCCTGACTGCTAGACTACTTTGCTTTCAAGTACCAAtgattcctatatatatatatatatatatatattaagtcattagttttataacaaattaaaccattTTGGCAGTGTTATCCATTTAAACACATGATGGATTTATATTTCATAGTTTAATCcacattatcaataattttaaaacgacatgattaaaatatatatatatttatattaaaaaaagaaaaaaagaaaaaggaaaacccCTCTGGCCATATCTGAACCAAGAGACGACGTCGTTTAACCTTCTTGCCAATATTTGCTTTGTATATCATCAGCTCCTAGGAACTCCTAAAGGTGTGTGTGCTGAAAAATCCAGCATCACTCgtttagtttttctttctttctttctatttattGAAATgttcatttttcatgtttctatttagtttacacacacacacaaaattaaaaaaaaaaaaaaaaaaaaattggcccATTCATtgaagaattttcttttctgcGATTTCATTTCCCCACTTCTGCGTTGGAATTTCTTAGAGACTTAGAAATTGAAAGCTCCGGCTACTAGTTTACAGCTTAATTGCATTGCCTTATAGGTATACTTAGCTGTTTCATATTTCTTTGGTTTCATTAATCCCTCAAGAATTTCTCTTACTGTTTGATCAAATATTGGTACCAAAAGTTTTATGCACTTCTTGAAGCAATTATTtccatttttatgttttcttttctgttaAGAAGAAAGGTTAGTTAGTTAATGTGTTTGTTGTTGCTACAACTAGGCAGTGTTAGTGGATAGAAACGAATGCTTTCAAAGCTTTCAAAGCATGTGCCCGAATTGAATGGAGCCCCAATGTGTATATAACCCTTGTGAGGGGAATTCCAGGCACTAGGAGGCTTCACCGCCGCACTTTAGAGGCATTGTGTCTCCGCAAATGCAATCGCACTGTCATGCGCTGGAACATGCCCACTTTTAGGGGAATGCTACACTGAGCAGGTGTGTTTTTTTAGTTAGTTTGgcaatgaaatcattttattttgtcatgTTTTTTTGTATATGGTTTGTAGGTTATGTTCATTGTGGAATAAAttgttgttgtgttgtgttCCATTTCAAGGTGAAAAGATTGGTTGTAGTTGAGACAAAAGAGATGTATAAGGCTCGCAAACAGAAAGAGGCAAACCATCGAGCGTTGTGTCCCCCATTGGTTGTAAATCATCTCCCGGGTCTTGCAACTGATTCTTCTTAGCAGCCACCAACATTCTTCATAGGTTAGTTGTTCAATGTTTTCGTATGGCTTTTGGTTccaaattctaataaataacTCAGTTGCATCATTTGCATCTTTTAGTAAACCCTATAATATCGTTTTATCCTACTTTGGAGTCATAAGCATGTGATTTATGAATTGCTGTTTATGGCATTATGCATACAAAAGGTTCAATATGGCATTTAATTCTCATGCACTGTGTATTGCCTTTGATATTCTATCTCCACTATGAAAAGTCATTTATAAAATAGGTGTCATTATATGGagttctttttttaagaagcaGCAAGTATGTGGATTGCGatttttaattccaaaaatcATATATCTTATATgtgtctgtttttttttttttttcctatatgtTGATAGATTTTTTGGGCTATTCTTAAACTGTTGGGTGGTTCTTAAACTGTTCATTATGGCTGGGAGACAGACTGAACCTTGTTTGTACAAAATGAGTTGAAGCTTTCATATACCACGTAATTTAGCtagattgtaaatttttttttttgccatcttTTCAATCCATCCATTTGCGTTCTATTTATAGTAACTATATCATGGGGAGACTCTGCCTTCTACGTTTTTTTGCTTCAGTATCAGAATTCCACTCACAATTTTCATACAGGGCCTTGGTATGTCTGTCTTAATGAATTGACAGCTGATCAAAGTCAAGCAGCttaagtgtgcgtttgtttACACTTTTAGAGCCCAAAACGCGCGTTTCTAAGCCCAAAATCTAAAATGTGTGTTTGGTAAATTATTGCCAACGCACATTATCAAAATACAGCTTTTCCAAATACAAAAGAGTATCGCGTTTTGAAAACGGATCTTGGAGCTTTACTGAAAACGCAAATAAGTTTGAAATGTACCGTTGGTCATTTTTAGCATTATCCCTAAActactcttatttttattttgaaatcccAATTTTACCAAgatctctattaaaaaaaaaaaaaaaaaaaaaaaaaaaaccatgattCTTCTTCTACTGCTACAAGCTTCTTctttgttagagatatattagacatattagcccaatatAATAGGCTCAAACCTACTcttgcttgtactagtagtctaggatTTAGTCGCTTATATATACTTATGTTAGGGGCTCAAACCTACTcttgcttgtactagtagtctaggatTTAGTCGCTTATATATACttatgttagggttcattgtaacacaggttattgTATTACACTCTtacacaataaagatgtagctcttaagggattcctccgtggatatAGGtcgtcaaggctgaaccacgtaaccctcgtgttcttaATTTTCCTATTCTATACTTTCCCTTCCGCATCTATTCTAGCatatacaacatggtataaTACATCGCGTtgctaataatttatttaacatggtatcagagccaaacttcgttcttggcatcaaacaaaacatctCTAGCAAGTAAAGAAGAATATCACGTGCACACCACCATCAGAAGTCACACATGCTTCTTTGCTGAATCTAGACACCACGACATCTCATAGCTGCCATGGCTCACTACTGTGTCCAGATCCTCAAGCCTAAGCAATTCGTGCCTCTCCCTATCAGATATGCACATCAAGCCTTTGCTTGATAAAACCAACAAGACATACGTGCTCCACGGCATATCGCGACCAAAACCCAGGAACCCGACCTCCAATGGCAGCCGCATGTACCCCCACTCACAGACAACAACTCTTGGAACTCTCACACGCACCGCCGAAGGTTCTTGACTCCTAGCTTGGATCTCAGCCACACTCGCCGCCAAAAAGGCCTTGTCATCCCCCGATCTACTTGGCCTGAGAATCTGGTGATCAAACGACGTCACACATGCTGCCTGAGTATTTGTCTCGCCACCATGCACCGATACACGCCGTCACGCACCGAAAATCTTATGCTGATGTCGTCAGGTGACGTCCTCATTCCACGTCAACATGCCACTCACGCCCTAGGCCACGCCAGTGACACATCATAGGATGATGTCAGCGGCTCTACTGCCTAATCTGTGACCCGACCCGAAAACCTGGACTAGTAtctgttgactttgactttttgcattgacctttgaccaaaagtcaaaaatttCTGAAAGGACCTATATTGCTCAATTTTTCACgtagattttgattttggactCCGTTCTTTATTTGAAACTTCGAAATTGgtcaattggcacattcttcattgtggtttcttcaaaggcattcttcaaggcatctccaagtgatATTCTCATACTTATCTAACCTTAATCCTTCATTGAGCTTtcgccttgagtttgagggagggtattagagatatattagacatattagtcCAATGTAATAGATCCAAGCCCactcctgcttgtactagtagtttagggtttagtcgcctatatatacttatgttagggttcattgtaacacaggttattgtactacactcttacacaataaagatgtagctcttaagggattcctctatggatgtaggccgttaaggctgaaccacgtaaccctcgtgttcttaATGTTCCCTATTCTATGTTTCCTCTTCCACATCCTCTCTAGTATAtataacatggtataacacatcgcgttgctaataatttatttaacattCTTCAATTCCAAcataaacccataaacccacTATTGCTATAGGCTTCTTCTTCTATTACGTGATTCTTCTTCAGTAGTCGTGGcttcttctctccttttttttttttttttggtgtaatatatttctttcttcttgtcttttgggtgaagaagaagaactgcATTTTGGGTGAGGAAGAAGACCTAAAGAAGAGACAAGATAGTgagtggaggaaaagaaaagacattTGATAGGAATGGGGGAAGAAACGGGTGGATGAGgaaaaagtgaaggaaaaaaaaaaaaggtagtgaGTGGGACACGCGGATTTGATGTATGGaaatttactaaataaaaattaggcaAAAATGTAAAACTGACTCTTTAACtttcacctttttctttttttttttcatttcagtcctctaacttttagttttgtcaatcaatcctctaaatttcaatttttgtcaatgtagGATTTTGTTAAACCCCAGTTATGGACTGCCGCTAATGTCACTGAAACGATgtcgttttcctttttttatttttttttaattttttaatttcgaaattaaaagaaaaaaaattgtaaaaaaaaaaacatctaagGGCCCCTGAAATTGTCGTCAATGTTGTCCAAGAACTCCAAGGCCACAGATCACACACCTTAACACCAACTCTGCCACCCTCACTCTCCTATCAACTACCTTCACGCTTATGTTATGAGACACTAGGACATTCCCAGGACTTAT of Quercus lobata isolate SW786 chromosome 8, ValleyOak3.0 Primary Assembly, whole genome shotgun sequence contains these proteins:
- the LOC115957277 gene encoding adenylyltransferase and sulfurtransferase MOCS3; amino-acid sequence: MEPNGHDEASRILHELQSLKATKSDIDRRISALESQLRHLNLQNGTVVKTSALPNPITAAHHDLTPEMIHRYSRHLLLPSFGVKAQSNLINSSILVVGAGGLGSPALLYLAACGAGRLGIVDHDVVELNNMHRQVIHTEAFIGQPKVKSAATTCRSINSSVQIVEHHEALRTSNALEIFNQYDVIVDATDNAPSRYMISDCCVLLGKPLVSGAALGLEGQLTVYNYNGGPCYRCLFPTPPPTAACQRCADSGVLGVVPGIIGCLQALEAIKIASVVGEPLSGRMLLFDALAARIRIVKIRGRSPQCEACGENATFTQQQFREFDYEKFTQSPLTPSPLKLKLLPSDSRISSKEYHDRVANGEAHVLVDVRPAHHFKIVSLPKSLNIPLPSLEARLPEISSALKEEEERNGSLSAKLYVICRRGNDSQRAVQNLHKLGFTSARDIVGGLESWAHDVDSNFPTY
- the LOC115956244 gene encoding LOW QUALITY PROTEIN: uncharacterized protein LOC115956244 (The sequence of the model RefSeq protein was modified relative to this genomic sequence to represent the inferred CDS: substituted 1 base at 1 genomic stop codon), with translation MEYDTPSYYIHPFCYIHETNAFKAFKACARIEWSPNVYITLVRGIPGTRRLHRRTLEALCLRKCNRTVMRWNMPTFRGMLHXVKRLVVVETKEMYKARKQKEANHRALCPPLVVNHLPGLATDSS